The stretch of DNA CGCCTCCagtccctcccccctcccctcccccgcgcCGACCCACCCCGCGGAATCAGCGCCGCGCCGCTTCTCCGGCTGGTCGCCCGCCCGCCGATGGATCTCCCGCCGCTCTCCCACCAGGCGCTCTTCGCGGCCGTCCGATCCGCGGACGCCGACGCCGTGCGCCGcctcctggccggcgccgaggCGTCCGGCTCCACCGCGCCGCTCGCGGCCGCGCAGACGGACGCCGGGGAGTCCGCGCTCTACGTCGCGGCGGAGGCCGGCGCGCTCGAggtcgtccgcctcctcctcccgctcTACGACCTCGAGGCCGCCAAGCTCCGCTCCCGCCTCGACCTCGACGccttccacgtcgccgccaagcaaGGGCACACTGGTGAGCCCCTCTTCTCGCTCGATTAGTAGTTTCCGCTGGGTTTTTGGAACGAGCCAAGTCCAGTCTGTGTTTGGAACCCTTTGATGTTTAAGCCCAGTGTGTTGCTAGATTTTAGCTCAGCCCAGGGCTGCTAGATCAGGCTGAATACATGATAGCTTTTTGAGCTGTTTGGTGTTCTGGGCTTCGCAGTTCGATCGATTGCGCTATGGCACTGGATGTGTATGGTAGGGACGTAGGGTATGTGAATTATCTAGGGTTGTGGTTGTGCCAGTGATAATAATGGTGACTTTTCGATTAATCAAAAGGAAATCGGATACCGATGTGTTTTATGCGGTTAAGAATCCTAAGATTTTCTACTTCTAGCATGAACTACCTACCTTTTTTCAAGGTTCTGCTGATGCAGCAGCTATTGTTCAATGAGGAATGCTATTTTTTCTCTTGGCAAGTAGACTGATAAATTGCTTTCCAAACAGAGGTTGTCAAGGAGTTTTTGGGGCGTTGGCCTGAGCTTTGCTCAGTGTGTGACTCGTCCAACACTTGTCCACTGTACTCTGCTGCCGTAAAAGATCACTTGGATGTGGTGAATGCTATATTGGACACTGACGATAGCTGCATAAAGATTGTGCGAAAAAATGGGAAGACATCACTACATAATGCCGCAAGAATAGGGTACCATCGCATTGTCAAAGCACTCATTGAGAGGGACCCGGGGATTGTTGCAGTCAAAGATAGGAAGGGACAAACTGCTCTTCACATGGCCGTGAAGGGTAAAAACATAGATGTGGTGGAAGAATTGCTGATGGCTGATGTTTCCATACTCAATGTGCGTGACAAGAAGGCAAACACAGCCTTACATATAGCTACACGAAAATGGAGGCCCCAGGTATACTTATTTTCTAAAATTACATGATGAGCACATTGCATGTATCTTCTCCTGTTTGTTTGATCGTTTTGGTTAACCCTACCTTACTTAGATTGGAATATATATACCTAAACATTTCTGTTATACTTTCATTCACTCTTTTCAACAACCTGCCCACCTTGGACTACTGCATCGTCATAGGAATCTAGTTTAACTAATGGAAAGCTGTAAGATATACTCACAGTTGCAATTACTAAGATCTTCTAGATAGAGCTGTAAAATTTCTGCAGTTATCTTTAGCCTGAGACTGATATTAGTTGATGTCATACCACTTCAAATCTATTAGACCATACTTGACCAAGATTATATATGAGACAATGACACAGCCATTTGGGCATTAGCTACATCGTGCTCAATTTGACAGGATTGGTAATTTGAGTAACTCCATACTTTCCCAAAGTAACATATATATATTTCGGACAAGGACTCTTAGATGGAGTATTTAGTGAATTAGAAAGTGTAGCAAAAATGTGTGCCCATCACATATGAAGGATGGAACACTATAAAAACTGTATTCGTCTTCTTGTTGACTTTCTGCTACTATTGTGTACGTATTTTTCAGTACATGTAAGTAATACCTTTGTACATCAGCTGGAAAAACCAAACAACCATAAAGCTAAGATCGAGACACACATATCATTACTCTTCAACATTTTATCCAGTGGTATCGTGTGTGAAATTGAAAGCTACCGAGTGCAGTTACAAATTTGATGTAGTTTGTCAAGTGCTTTCTAGTTGATTTTCTAGTTTTCTACTGTCCCCCTGAATAAAAAAGGACCAAAACAAAGAGGTAGGGACAGTTGATCTACTAAAGCTGTGAGATTTTGTCTGAACTCTTGTGTGATTTTGAAACAGAAGATACGCCTGTTTTCCCTTCCTGGGAGATTCATTGAACTGGTAGCTTTTCTCCGTGCTTTATGTCCCAGCATGCTTTGTTAACCTAACAACTTTATATTTCTCTGCCATATTTTTTTTGGGATCTCCACAGATGGTTCAACTTCTGCTCGCCTATGATTCACTTGAAGTCAATGCTATCAATAGTCAAAACGAAACAGCTATGGACTTGGCTGAGAAAGTTCCCTATGCGGAGTCTAAAATGGAAATCATCGAGTGGCTATCAGAGGCTGGTGCAAAGAATGCCGTAAATGTCGGTAAAGTTGACGAAGCATCAGAGCTAAGGAGAACCGTGAGTGATATCAAGCACAATGTGCAAGCACAGCTCAGTGAGAACATGAAGACCAACAAAAGAGTGACGGGGATCGCCAAGGAGCTGCGGAAGCTGCACAGGGAAGCGGTTCAGAACACCATCAACTCGGTTACTCTGGTGGCAACCCTGATCGCGTCCATCGCGTTCGTCTCCATCTTCAACCTGCCAGGCCAGTACTACCAGGACACTAGCAGCGGGGGAGAGATCGGGGAGGCCTACATATCCAAGCTCACCGGGTTCCGCGTGTTCTGCCTCCTGAACGCCATCGCCCTCTTCATCTCGCTCGCGGTGGTGGTGGTGCAGATCACGCTGGTCGCCTGGGAGACCGGCGCGCAGAAGCAGATCATCAAGATCGTGAACAAGCTGATGTGGACGGCGTGCCTCAGCACGTGCGCGGCGTTCGTGTCGCTGGCCTACGTCGTGGTCGGCCCGCAGCACGCCTGGATGGCCTTCACCATATCGGCCGTGGGAGGGCCGATCATGATCGGGACCCTCCTGTTCCTCGCCTACCTGCTGCTGCGCCCGCGGTTCAGCTTCGGCGAGGACAGGCAGCGGCGCatcaggagggggagcggcagcaaGTCCTTCTCCTGGTCTGTCCGCGAAGGGTTGTCGGACCTGGAGGCCGTGGAAGACCACGAGAAGAAGATCTATGCTTTGTAGTCCTGCTGCCGCGGCATGTAACATTGG from Triticum dicoccoides isolate Atlit2015 ecotype Zavitan chromosome 6A, WEW_v2.0, whole genome shotgun sequence encodes:
- the LOC119317793 gene encoding ankyrin repeat-containing protein At2g01680-like; amino-acid sequence: MDLPPLSHQALFAAVRSADADAVRRLLAGAEASGSTAPLAAAQTDAGESALYVAAEAGALEVVRLLLPLYDLEAAKLRSRLDLDAFHVAAKQGHTEVVKEFLGRWPELCSVCDSSNTCPLYSAAVKDHLDVVNAILDTDDSCIKIVRKNGKTSLHNAARIGYHRIVKALIERDPGIVAVKDRKGQTALHMAVKGKNIDVVEELLMADVSILNVRDKKANTALHIATRKWRPQMVQLLLAYDSLEVNAINSQNETAMDLAEKVPYAESKMEIIEWLSEAGAKNAVNVGKVDEASELRRTVSDIKHNVQAQLSENMKTNKRVTGIAKELRKLHREAVQNTINSVTLVATLIASIAFVSIFNLPGQYYQDTSSGGEIGEAYISKLTGFRVFCLLNAIALFISLAVVVVQITLVAWETGAQKQIIKIVNKLMWTACLSTCAAFVSLAYVVVGPQHAWMAFTISAVGGPIMIGTLLFLAYLLLRPRFSFGEDRQRRIRRGSGSKSFSWSVREGLSDLEAVEDHEKKIYAL